Within the Echinicola sp. 20G genome, the region TTTTTGATTACCAGCCATATTTTATTGTATGTTAATTCATTTTAACCAAACCGTTTCGTTCAGCAATTTCATTGGCAAGGTTTAGGTAAGCCAAAGCGCCTTTACCTTCAGCATCAAATGCAATTACAGGAAGTCCAAAGCTTGGAGATTCTCCTAACTTAACGTTTCTTGGTATGATTGTATTGAAGACCATGTCCTTAAAATGCATTTTCACTTCTTCCACTACTTGGTTTGATAGTCTCAAACGCACATCATACATGGTTAATAAAATGCCTTCTATTTCTAGGTCTGTGTTTAATCTTGTTTGAATAATCTTAATGGTGTTCAGTAGTTTTCCCAGACCTTCCAATGCAAAGTATTCGCACTGTACAGGAATGATAACGGAATCAGCCGCCGTTAAGGCATTGATGGTGATCAGACCTAATGAAGGAGAGCAATCAACGATGATAAAGTCATATCGGTCTTGA harbors:
- a CDS encoding ParA family protein encodes the protein MGKIVAIANQKGGVGKTTTAMNLAASLAVLEFKTLVIDADPQANTTSGLGQDPKEIETSIYECMVDGIDIETIIMKTDIENLDLVPSHIDLVGAEVEMINLENREEKMREVIGKVQDRYDFIIVDCSPSLGLITINALTAADSVIIPVQCEYFALEGLGKLLNTIKIIQTRLNTDLEIEGILLTMYDVRLRLSNQVVEEVKMHFKDMVFNTIIPRNVKLGESPSFGLPVIAFDAEGKGALAYLNLANEIAERNGLVKMN